Proteins encoded within one genomic window of Vanrija pseudolonga chromosome 3, complete sequence:
- the AUR1 gene encoding Inositol phosphorylceramide synthase catalytic subunit AUR1, protein MSSSTSVPRASVSRMAIAPFARLLRRMSIPLPTNLPTSPSHLITPAKLAVVAAFQRLDLSLHPRSTIERARKWQPSASGVAQLAIMFAVWVYALWVMTAPLLVRVAIPALWALVVLVPFTSQLMWPATPVLTWVILFFSARYIPTNARPGIHVNLLPALESVMYGANISDLQTRYTHPLLDVLAWLPYGVLHFMLPVVVALLLWIFGPRGSAQYWGKAFGFMNLFGVITQILLPCAAPWYEIIHGLTPANYKMPGSPGGLLRIDRVFNSNGYTNTFGSAPLVFGAFPSLHSGCAVMEALFLAHFFPFLKPLYWGYVGILWWATMYLSHHYLIDLTGGASLSVLVFYLFMPDDFKDIDNIHWPSSAGGGSGAYEMVTSNGHAEVDFDEEIRKLEEEGEDSAVHVHDDIESRGEVPDSPSKPRNKRTVSWGETRVLGEEGGAEGSSGASGQQQPVPAAAAGKQ, encoded by the exons ATGTCCTCCTCAACGTCGGTCCCGCGGGCGTCTGTTTCTCGTATGGCGATTGCACCATTCGCCCGCCTCCTGCGCCGCATGTCGATCCCGCTGCCGACCAacctgccgacgtcgccgagccacCTCATCACGccggccaagctcgccgtcgtggcggccttccagcgcctcgacctgTCCCTGCACCCGCGGAGCACgatcgagcgcgcgcgcaaatggcagccctcggcctcgggcgtcgcgcagctcgccatCATGTTCGCCGTCTGGGTCTACGCGCTCTGGGTCATGACCGCCccgctgctggtgcgcgTCGCCATTCCCGCGCTCTgggcgctcgtcgtgcttGTCCCCTTCACGAGCCAGCTCATGTGGCCCGCAACGCCGGTGCTCACCTGGGTCatcctcttcttctcggcgcgcTACATCCCCACCAACGCCCGGCCCGGCATCCACGTCAACCTCCTGCCCGCGCTCGAGTCGGTCATGTACGGCGCCAACATCTCCGACTTGCAGACCAGGTACACGCACCCGCTGCTTGATGTCCTCGCCTGGCTTCCTTACGGCGTGCTGCACTTTATGCtgcctgtcgtcgtcgccctgctGCTCTGGATCTTTGGCCCCCGCGGAAGCGCCCAGTACTGGGGCAAGGCGTTTGGCTTCATGAACCTCTTTGGTGTCATTACGCAGATTCTCCTGCCATGCGCGGCGCCAT GGTACGAGATCATCCACGGCCTCACGCCGGCAAACTACAAGATGCCTGGTTCCCCAGGTGGCCTGCTGCGAATTGACCGTGTCTTCAACTCGAACGGCTACACCAACACGTTTGGCTCGGCGCCTCTGGTCTTTGGCGCCTTCCCATCTCTCCACTCGGGCTGTGCCGTCATGGAGGCCCTGTTCCTCGCCCACTTCTTCCCCTTCCTCAAGCCGCTGTACTGGGGCTACGTCGGAATCCTGTGGTGGGCGACCATGTACCTCTCGCACCACTACCTCATCGACTTGactggcggcgcgagcctCAGTGTCCTCGTCTTCTACCTCTTCATGCCCGACGACTTCAAGGACATTGACAACATCCACTGGCCTtcgagcgcgggcggcgggtcCGGCGCGTACGAAATGGTCACGAGCAACGgccacgccgaggtcgactttgacgaggaGATtcgcaagctcgaggaggagggagaagaCTCGGCAGTGCACGTGCACGACGACATTGAgagccgcggcgaggtccCCGACTCGCCATCAAAGCCGCGCAACAAGAGGACGGTTAGCTGGGGAGAGACGCGCGTACTCGGAGAAGAGGGTGGCGCAGAGGGGTCGTCTGGCGCGtccggccagcagcagccggtcccggccgccgctgccggcaaGCAGTAG
- the AGX1 gene encoding Alanine--glyoxylate aminotransferase 1, with product MTFQQAPHKLLVIPGPIEFDSSILLANATPGTSHVSPAFIPVFGDCLRLLKKVLYGEKPGNQSFLIAGSGTLGWDATAANLVEPGEDVLVLNHGYFGDSFADCLETYGAKVTQLKAPIGGVVSEADLVAALKSKKFKLVTITHVDTSTGVLSPAGRYAELIKQNSPDTLIALDAVCSVASEEIRFDDWGIDVVISATQKGLGVPPGLSVVLASERAIKTLEARKAPVGSYYISWKRWLPIMRAYEEGRPAYFATPPVQLVYALQAGLKAIVEGPQSLEDRFAAHKAASNKIKDGLAQLGVGFVPLGREISANGMTAAKYPEGVTAADVLPKLAELDIVVAGGLHKDIATTYFRIGHMGVTAVKTERGDLDKVLAGVKTVLDAARAKK from the exons ATGACCTTCCAGCAGGCTCCTCACAAGCTCCTTGTCATCCCGGGTCCGATCGAGTTCGACTCTAGCA TTCTCCTCGCCAATGCCACTCCCGGTACCTCGCACGTGTCGCCTGCCTTCATCCCCGTCTTTGGTGACTGCCTGCGCCTCCTGAAGAAGGTTCTCTACGGCGAGAAGCCCGGAAACCAGAGCTTCCTGATCGCTGGCTCGGGTACCCTCGGGTGGGACGCTACTGCTGCCAACCTCGTTGAGCCCGGAGAGGATGTC CTTGTCCTTAACCACGGTTACTTTGGCGACTCGTTCGCGGACTG CCTTGAGACCTATGGCGCCAAGGTGACCCAGCTCAAGGCGCCTATTGGTGGCGTTGTCTC GGaggccgaccttgtcgcAGCCCTCAAGTCCAAGAAGTTCAAGCTTGTCACTATCACCCACG TTGACACCTCAACTGGCGTCCTCTCGCCCGCTGGCCGTtacgccgagctcatcaagcAGAACTCTCCTGACACCCTCATTGCCCTCGATGCCGTATGCTCGGTTGCCTCCGAGGAGATCCGCTTCGACGACTGGGGAATTGACGTCGTTATCTCGGCCACCCAGAAGGGTCTCGGTGTCCCTCCCGGTCTTTCGGTCGTTCTtgccagcgagcgcgccatcAAGACCCTCGAGGCCCGCAAGGCTCCTGTCGGCAGCTACTACATCTCGTGGAAGCGCTGGCTCCCGATCATGCGTGCCTACGAGGAGGGCCGCCCTGCTTACTTCGCCACTC CCCCCGTTCAGCTTGTCTACGCGCTCCAGGCTGGTCTCAAGGCCATTGTTGAGGGCCCTCAGTCGCTTGAGGACCGCTTTGCCGCCCACAAGGCTGCCTCGAACAAGATCAAGGACggcctcgcccagctcggtGTCGGCTTCGTCCCTCTCGGCCGTGAGATTTCGGCCAACGGCATGACTGCCGCCAAGTACCCCGAGGGCgtcactgccgccgacgtcctTCCCAAGCTTGCCGA gctcgacattgtcgtgGCTGGTGGCCTCCACAAGGACATTGCCACGACCTACTTCCGTATCGGCCACATGGGCGTCACTGCCGTCAAGACTGAGCgtggcgacctcgacaaggtccTCGCTGGCGTCAAGACTGTCCTCGACGCTGCCCGCGCGAAGAAGTAA
- the MTX1 gene encoding Metaxin-1, protein MSKPKVVVYTTPPLTPLPASDSESIYLLATVRAGGINPGVQTADWAANGKAYVAQNDAAIPTGSLSYLSGWNDPDADLSPAQAADADVWKAYIDGQITDLVNHSLYSLPPNYPVISAAQLAACPFPTNLYVPQRLKGIVKARLDAVGLWGVGGLNYGDAAEEDRKRLEDSFVVGPGGTKTDRAWSGWNSGRETAERQRKFGEETILQRARTAFDPLVRKLGRDKFFFGSRPSSLDLALFSQLTLVLSTNLPNPLLSNLLRETYPVLVAHHDAVLSAVFPGGWGAVQRLAPPPQPSLVDSLRLSLPKAAGGGGESSSPEVAGADPDEVEKAKAKARQFAWGRYAWFAGAGIAFITYVLASGILAIDFGGDDLDYDEEEEEEHFSLPTFEDGEEDEVVL, encoded by the exons ATGTCCAAACCAAAAGTCGTGGTGTACACCACGCCTCCTCTTACTCCCCTTCCGGCCTCGGACAGCGAGTCAATCTACCTCCTAGCGACCgttcgcgccggcggcatcaaCCCAGGCGTCCAAACGGCCGACTGGGCGGCCAACG GCAAGGCCTATGTCGCACAGAACGACGCGGCCATCCCGACCGGCTCCCTCTCGTACCTCTCCGGCTGGAACGATCCCGATGCGGACCTCAGCCCCGCGcaagccgccgacgcggacgtgTGGAAGGCCTACATCGACGGGCAGatcaccgacctcgtc AACCACTCGCTCTACTCCCTTCCACCAAACTACCCCGTCatcagcgcggcgcagctcgcggcgtGCCCCTTCCCGACGAACCTGTACGTCCCGCAGCGGTTGAAGGGCATCGTCAAGGCacgcctcgacgcggtcggGCTGTGGGGTGTCGGCGGACTCAACTATG GCGACGCGGCAGAAGAGGACCGTaagcgcctcgaggacagCTTTGTCGTCGGCCCGGGAGGCACAAAGACGGACCGCGCTTGGTCGGGATGGAACTCGGGCAGGGAGACCGCCGAGCGTCAGCGCAAGTTTGGCGAGGAGACT ATCCTCCAGCGTGCCCGGACAGCATTTGACCCATTGGTGCGCAAGCTGGGCCGTGACAAGTTCTTCTTTGGCTCCAG gccctcgtcgctcgacctGGCTCTATTCTCTCAGCTCACGCTGGTCCTATCGACCAACCTCCCCAACCCGCTGCTGTCGAATCTGTTGAGGGAAACGTaccccgtcctcgtcgcgcaccacGACGCGGTGCTGAGCGCCGTCTTCcccggcggctggggcgcggTGCAGCGCCttgctccccctccccagccgAGCCTTGTGGACAGCTTGCGGCTCAGCCTACCCAAAGCGgctggtggaggcggcgagAGCTCCTCCCCCGAGGTCGCCGGGGCTGATccggacgaggtggagaaggccaaggccaaggcgcggCAGTTTGCTTGGGGCCGCTATGCGTGGTTTGCTGGTGCAGGCATTGCGTTCATCACCTATGTCCTGGCTAGCGGTATCCTCGCCATTGACTTTGGTGGCGACGACTTGGATtacgacgaggaagaggaagaggagcacTTCTCCCTCCCTACGTttgaggacggcgaggaggacgaggttgtcCTCTGA
- the usp106 gene encoding U1 snRNP-associated protein, translated as MGKMAEMQRKLLEQMMGPEAMGFQPPNLDWWNDKVCRDYLFGTCLHDTFSNTKMDLGPCPKTHSDRILKQFKEAQEANPNDPRINAFRQEHENNIYQFVDECDRRIRASQRKLEKTPEENRKTVDLMREIGEIELSIQGGTEEIEALGEAGKVEESMEKLAAVDALKQLKTDKEKELQILNENAGASGHQKLRVCEICGAMLSVLDSDKRLADHFGGKMHLGFHELRKIMAGWAEQRMQARGPGGPPQGPPPSGGAAPPPRPGGIPPWPLPAAHAHTAPTGAPGPADSIPHTPTHHPRVPPADELPSVGHGDKGKREAGELVEDERRERDRDRDRRDYDRRDRDRYDDRDRYRERDRYGDRDDRRRDEDRYGDRHRDDKYGGDRDRERSRYDDRDRRDRDRERSDRDKHDDDRRRSDRSRSPSKRRVV; from the exons ATGGGCAAGATGGCAGAGATGCAGcgcaagctgctcgag CAAATGATGGGCCCCGAGGCGATGGGATTCCAGCCCCCCAACCTCGACTGGTGGAACGACAAGGTCTGCCGCGACTACCTCTTCGGCACCTGCTTGCACGACACCTTTAGCAACACG AAAATGGACCTGGGACCATGCCCCAAGACGCACTCAGACCGCATTCTCAAGCAGTTCAAGGAGGCGCAGGAGGCCAACCCCAACGACCCGCGCATCAACGCCTTCCGCCAGGAGCACGAGAACAACATCTACCAGTTTGTTGATGAGTGTGACCGCCGTATCCGCGCATCgcagcgcaagctcgagaagACGCCCGAGGAGAACCGCAAGACGGTCGACCTGATGAGAGAGATTGGCGAGATCGAGCTGTCCATCCAGGGTGGAaccgaggagattgaggccCTCGGTgaggccggcaaggtcgaggagtCGATGGAgaagctcgcggccgtcgacgcgctcaagcagctcaagacggacaaggagaaggagctgCAGATTCTCAACGAGAACGCCGGTGCCTCGGGCCACCAGAAGCTCCGTGTCTGTGAGATCTGTGGTGCCATGTTGAGTGtcctcgactcggacaagCGTCTTGCCGACCACTTTGGCGGTAAGATGCATCTCGGATTCCACGAGCTCCGCAAGATCATGGCCGGGTGGGCCGAGCAGCGGATGCAGGCCCGCGGACCGGGTGGTCCACCACAAGGGCCACCGCCGTCTGGCGGTGCggctccccctcctcgcccggGCGGAATCCCTCCCTGGCCGCTTCCGGCAGCGCATGCCCACACTGCGCCGACTGGTGCCCCTGGCCCGGCCGACTCGATCccccacacgccgacgcaccACCCCCGCGTGCCTCCTGCAGACGAGCTCCCCTCCGTCGGGCAcggcgacaagggcaagcgcgaggctggcgagctagtcgaggacgagcgccgcgaacgcgaccgcgaccgcgacagGAGAGACtacgaccgccgcgaccggGACCGGTAtgacgaccgcgaccgtTACCGTGAGCGGGACAGGTACGGCGACCGCGATGACaggcgccgcgacgaggacaggTATGGTGACCGTCACCGGGACGACAAGTATggcggcgaccgcgaccgtgAGAGGAGCCGGTATGACGACCGGGACAggcgcgaccgcgaccgtgAGAGGAGTGACCGGGACAAGCACGA CGATGACAGGAGACGGTCGgacaggtcgaggtcgccatCCAAGCGTCGTGTCGTGTAG
- the SPAC20G4.05c gene encoding UPF0061 protein, with amino-acid sequence MLFRTAVRAAPSRTMTQLQQTTSKVRIHRLPRPQATLQRTLKRLPLGDTPTAQRRSSVFPASSRGVWARVNPLWDHWPIQISKEELAELGVDIDKGEQISVEDVLKRWDPTDVLDDAEGGLKVLSSKHRLKQEPTLLGVAEPVLNTSLPQLDVGDAQDLNAPTEAGTSAARDALVDILSGRKVLSSELGAEEDVEYGPWSTRYTGHQFGQWAGQLGDGRAISLLETTSELGGRQEIQVKGAGRTPFSRQADGLAVLRSSVREYLGAEAIAALGIPSTRSLAILTSPVEVAREMGYEPSSLVARVAPSFIRIGHFEAMNPGEAGRNSHTLFLGGRWQQEEKDENDPLGGQGNLEGLRDLTAWVKDDVMKFEGGVKDWFLEVVKRNAETTALWQVYGFMHGVLNTDNISILGLTIDYGPYAFMDQFNPGHICNHSDPTGLYSYKNQPNRVAFALDSLGSALLPLLGYEKLKGKVPAEGWAEGASTDDVRKWEEAGLEAINSWGEDYTRTVELTEREAWGRRFALRTYQDSDDRDVVQDFLSLLRAHGVDFHASLRELSNFHPSRVDDDAYRRSFAQRWVANTTIDLKSDSVMRAEEGITAWLRVYAARATSAAEKAAWEKDAPDGEWEEIRTVAMRAVNPRFVLRQWLLEETIKTVDEALKAKDVTGARKVLARVLDLATHPFESYGEDGECAANPSDEGVERMRLCGLGPQNFLGFQCSCSS; translated from the exons ATGCTCTTCCGCACAGCTGTCAGAGCAGCACCATCACGCACAATGACACAACTACAGCAAACGACTTCCAAGGTCCGGATCCACCGCCTCCCCCGGCCCCAGGCGACGCTGCAGCGCACGCTTAAGCGTCTCCCGCTCGGCGATACCCCGACTGCGCAGCGCCGGTCGTCCGTGTtcccggcgtcgtcgcgcggcgtgtgGGCTCGAGTCAACCCGCTCTGGGACCACTGGCCGATCCAGATCTCTAAagaggagctcgccgagctcggcgtcgacatcgacaagggcgagcagatcagcgtcgaggacgtcctCAAGCGTTGGGACCcgaccgacgtgctcgacgacgcggagggCGGGCTCAAGGTCCTCAGCAGCAAGCACCGCCTCAAGCAGGAGCCCACGCTTCTGGGCGTGGCCGAACCCGTGCTCAACACCAGCCTTccgcagctcgacgtcggggaCGCGCAGGACCTGAACGCCCCGACCGAGGCGGGGACCAGCGCCGCACGCGACGCACTCGTGGACATCCTCTCTGGGCGCAAGGTGCTGAGctcggagctcggcgccgaggaggacgtaGAGTATGGCCCTTGGTCGACACGATACACTGGCCACCAGTTTGGCCAGTGGGctggccagctcggcgacggccgcgccaTCTCGTTGCTTGAGACGACTAGTGAGCTGGGCGGACGCCAGGAGATCCAGGTCAAGGGAGCGGGCAGGACACCGTTCTCTCGACAGGCGGACGGGCTGGCAGTCCTGCGCTCCAGTGTGCGCGAGTACCTGGGCGCTGAGG CCATTGCAGCCCTCGGGATCCCGTCAACGCGCTCCCTCGCGATCCTTACGTCGCCAGTCGAGGTCGCCCGTGAGATGGGATacgagccgtcgtcgctcgtcgcgcgcgtcgccccGTCCTTCATCCGCATCGGCCACTTCGAGGCCATGAACCCCGGCGAGGCGGGACGGAACAGCCACacgctcttcctcggcggccggTGGCAacaggaggagaaggacgaaAACGACCCTCTCGGCGGCCAGGGAAACCTCGAAGGTCTGCGCGACTTGACTGCTTGGGTCAAGGACGACGTTATGAAGTTCGAGGGTGGCGTCAAGGACTGGTTCCTCGAAGTCGTGAAGCGCAACGCGGAGACCACGGCCCTGTGGCAGGTGTATGGCTTCATGCACGGCGTTCTG AATACGGACAACATCTCAATCCTGGGCTTGACGATCGACTACGGACCATATGCCTTCATGGACCAGTTCAACCCCGGACACATCTGCA ACCACTCGGATCCCACTGGTCTCTACTCGTACAAGAACCAGCCCAACCGTGTCGCGTTCGCTCTGGACTCTTTGGGAAGCGCCCTTCTCCCGCTTCTCGGCTACGAGAAGCTGAAAGGCAAGGTCCCGGCTGAAGGATGGGCTGAGGGAGCCTCAACAGACGACGTTCGCAAGTGGGAGGAAGCGGGCCTGGAAGCCATCAACAGTTGGGGAGAGGATTACACCCGTACCGTCGAACTGACCGAGCGTGAAGCTTGGGGAAGG CGATTCGCCCTCAGGACGTACCAGGACTCGGACGACCGTGATGTGGTGCAGGACTTCCTGTCGCTCCTGCGTGcccacggcgtcgacttccACGCGTCCCTGCGCGAGCTGTCCAACTTCCACCCCTCCAgggttgacgacgacgcgtacCGGCGCAGCTTTGCCCAGCGCTGGGTGGCCAACACGACCATTGACCTCAAGTCTGACTCGGTcatgcgcgccgaggagggcatcaCGGCCTGGCTGCGCGTGTATGCAGCGCGCGCCACATCGGctgccgagaaggccgcgtGGGAGAAGGACGCGCCCGACGGAGAGTGGGAGGAGATCCGCACCGTCGCCATGCGCGCCGTCAACCCCCGATTCGTGCTCCGCCAGTGGCTCCTCGAGGAGACGATCAagacggtcgacgaggcgctcaaggccaaggacgtgACGGGCGCGCGCAAGGTGCTAGCAAGGGTCCTAGAT CTTGCGACCCACCCCTTCGAGTCGTacggcgaggacggagaATGCGCCGCCAACCCCTCGGACGAGGGCGTGGAGCGGATGCGCCTCTGTGGTCTCGGCCCTCAAAACTTCCTTGGCTTCCagtgcagctgcagcagctaG
- the LIA1 gene encoding Deoxyhypusine hydroxylase, with product MAGVTVTPEQLAALRATLLNTSGSTPLHERFRALFMLKAVGGDEVIAIIAEGLKDDSALLKHELAYVLGQLKSLTAVPILEEVLINDNGAHCAMVRHEAAEALGAISDINSLPTLERYLDDPAREVRETCEIAVDKIKFDHSDEGKARQPNPNFPTIDPAPSSSKEPVADLRANLLNTKLPLFERYRAMFALRDYGGAERDAVRALAEGFGDESALFRHEVAYIFGQLSSPHSIPSLLRVLRDDKEEEMVRHEAAEALGGIASDGADTDIDPRDDPLPEGGVLAILRDWAVRPEAPQVVRESCQVAIDMWEYENSTDQFNPLDSLTAGKTNTTGMERSAHAAVAAGVKA from the exons ATGGCCGGCGTCACCGTCACccccgagcagctcgcggccctcCGCGCCACCCTCCTCAACACGAGCGGCAGCACGCCCCTCCACGAGCGCTTCCGCGCCCTCTTCATGCTCAAggctgtcggcggcgacgaggtcattGCCATCATtgccgagg GCCTCAAGGACGACTCGGCGCTCCTCAAGCACGAGCTCGCCTacgtcctcggccagctcAAGTCGCTCACGGCCGTCCCCatcctcgaggaggtgctgaTCAACGACAACGGAGCCCACTGCGCCATGGTGCGccacgaggccgccgaggccctcggcgccatctcggACATCAACTCGCTCCCCACGCTCGAGCGctacctcgacgacccggcgcgcgaggtgcgcgagacGTGCGAgatcgccgtcgacaagaTCAAGTTTGACCACTcggacgagggcaaggcccGCCAGCCCAA CCCCAACTTCCCCACCATCGACCCTgccccgtcctcgtccaagGAGCCCGTGGCCGACCTCCGCGCCAACCTCCTCAACACCAAGCTCCCCCTCTTTGAGCGCTACCGCGCCATGTTCGCCCTCCGTGACTATGGAGGAGCGGAGCGTGACGCCGTCCGTGCCCTCGCTGAGGGCTTTGGCGACGAGTCTGCCCTCTTCCG CCACGAGGTCGCGTACATCTTCGGCCAGCTCTCGTCTCCTCACTCGATCCCTTCGCTTCTCCGTGTCCTGCGtgacgacaaggaggaggagatggtccgccacgaggccgccgaggccctcggcggTATCGCCTCAGATGGTGCCGACACCGACATTGACCCCCGCGACGACCCTCTCCCCGAGGGCGGTGTTCTCGCTATTCTCCGCGACTGGGCTGTCCGGCCAGAGGCCCCCCAGGTCGTTCGTGAGAGTTGCCAGGTCGCCATCGACATGTGGGAGTACGAGAACTCGACCGACCAATTCAACCCCCTCGACTCGCTCACCGCTGGCAAGACCAACACCACCGGCATGGAGCGCTCTGCccacgccgcggtcgccgctGGTGTCAAGGCCTAG